A window of Acidobacteriota bacterium contains these coding sequences:
- a CDS encoding PQQ-binding-like beta-propeller repeat protein, with amino-acid sequence MPAQAGRRRSPNPRTAHPTNGRRRSARGRRIAHPRLTRWRPMAARAHTMRIRRSPRIAWRVVMQMSSPARIVLVLLVVGIAGATLAPAGSTVAHAQSEADFVPVTDAMLQDPPASEWLMWRRTLDGWGYSPLDEIDRSNVGELRMVWSRAMTEGRQQGTPLVYDGVMYMPNPADVIQAIDAVTGDLRWEYRREVPEDIGDYVFNTLWQNNRNLAIYGSYIIDTSADDHIFALDATTGRLAWETRILDYQENPATQTSGPIVADGKAISGRSCMPAAGPNGCVITAHDPDTGEELWRRRTIPAPGEPGDESWGGVPFEERKHVGAWMVPSYDPELNLVYIGTSVTSPAPKFLIGGTDLQHLYHNSTLALDADTGEIAWYYQHMNDHWDLDHPFERLLVDTAVAPDADAVEWINPRLNPGEIRKVMTGIPGKTGVVYTLDRETGEFLWARPTITQNVISGIDGATGAVTENPELIFTAEGQEMLTCPHATGGKDWESVYTQPRGQVYPGCVDGIVI; translated from the coding sequence ATGCCGGCGCAGGCAGGCCGTCGCCGGTCGCCAAACCCGCGTACGGCGCACCCGACGAACGGACGACGTCGCAGCGCTCGCGGCCGGCGAATCGCACACCCGCGGCTCACGCGCTGGCGCCCAATGGCGGCTCGCGCGCATACAATGCGGATCCGGCGTTCACCTCGGATTGCCTGGAGGGTCGTGATGCAGATGTCGAGTCCCGCCCGCATCGTTCTCGTTCTGCTCGTCGTGGGAATCGCGGGGGCGACGCTGGCGCCAGCCGGGTCGACGGTGGCGCACGCGCAGTCCGAGGCCGACTTCGTGCCGGTCACGGACGCCATGCTGCAGGATCCGCCCGCGTCCGAATGGCTCATGTGGCGGCGGACGCTCGACGGCTGGGGCTACAGCCCGCTGGATGAGATCGACCGGAGCAACGTCGGGGAGCTGCGCATGGTCTGGTCGCGCGCGATGACCGAGGGGCGCCAGCAGGGGACGCCGCTGGTCTACGACGGCGTGATGTACATGCCCAATCCGGCCGACGTCATCCAGGCCATCGACGCGGTCACCGGCGACCTCCGCTGGGAGTACCGCCGGGAGGTCCCGGAAGACATCGGCGACTACGTCTTCAACACCCTCTGGCAGAACAACCGGAACCTGGCAATCTACGGCTCGTACATCATCGACACGAGCGCCGACGACCACATCTTCGCGCTTGACGCCACCACCGGCCGGCTGGCGTGGGAGACCCGGATCCTCGACTACCAGGAGAACCCCGCCACCCAGACCTCGGGTCCCATCGTCGCCGACGGCAAGGCAATCTCCGGCCGGAGCTGCATGCCCGCGGCGGGGCCCAACGGCTGCGTGATCACCGCTCACGACCCCGACACCGGCGAGGAACTGTGGCGCCGGCGCACCATCCCCGCCCCCGGCGAGCCCGGCGACGAGAGCTGGGGCGGGGTGCCGTTCGAGGAGCGCAAGCACGTCGGCGCCTGGATGGTGCCGAGCTACGACCCCGAGCTGAACCTAGTCTACATCGGGACCTCGGTCACCTCGCCGGCGCCGAAGTTCCTGATCGGCGGGACGGACCTGCAGCACCTCTACCACAACTCGACCCTGGCACTGGACGCCGACACGGGCGAGATCGCCTGGTACTACCAGCACATGAACGACCATTGGGACCTCGACCACCCCTTCGAGCGGCTGCTGGTGGACACCGCGGTCGCCCCCGACGCCGATGCGGTCGAGTGGATCAATCCCCGCCTGAATCCGGGCGAGATCCGCAAGGTCATGACCGGGATTCCGGGCAAGACCGGCGTCGTCTACACCCTCGACCGCGAGACCGGCGAGTTCCTGTGGGCGAGGCCGACCATCACGCAGAACGTGATCAGCGGCATCGACGGCGCCACCGGCGCGGTGACCGAGAACCCCGAGCTCATCTTCACCGCCGAGGGGCAGGAGATGCTGACCTGCCCGCACGCCACCGGCGGCAAGGACTGGGAGTCCGTCTACACACAGCCGAGAGGCCAAGTATATCCCGGTTGCGTTGACGGAATTGTGATCTAA
- the dacB gene encoding D-alanyl-D-alanine carboxypeptidase/D-alanyl-D-alanine-endopeptidase, translating into MTTLRLLLLLGATALTALHAPSEATAQAPADGAHRGYLAARLLAGGELQVIDELNAGRLFVPASVLKVVTVAAALEHLGPAYRWRTRLTTDGSVANGVLDGDLVVEPGADPTWGAFFDDGADEPLATLAGQVGAHGVTRITGDLVVDAGRFPGRLYPLDRSFGDLPYRHGAPPAGLAVDEATITVRVAPGPAVGAPARVRAPAGVDVINRTVTVGRDRQGAGSLDFLPVWDTDTLLLRGEYPISEPSFTVPASDPAPVLRAARRLRDALHAAGVAVEGAVRLQARARPASDPAAVLAELHSPPLEELLPEILTRSHNWYADTLILTLGLEAAETGRFDDGVEVVADFVEDLPDPGRRVSAEPSLRDGSGLSAANLIAPATVVRVLAYAAGQPWAETFIDALAGRGEGTLRAWPRLPTLAAKTGTLRHTIALAGIIGPDSDAPIVFCYFVNHNTRPRSTARGEIAAALRRWRVAAAR; encoded by the coding sequence ATGACGACTCTTCGTCTGCTCCTGCTGCTTGGCGCGACGGCGCTCACCGCCCTGCACGCGCCCTCGGAAGCCACGGCTCAGGCGCCCGCCGACGGGGCGCACCGCGGCTATCTGGCGGCACGGCTGCTGGCTGGCGGGGAGCTGCAGGTCATCGACGAGCTGAACGCCGGCCGCCTGTTCGTGCCGGCGTCGGTGCTCAAGGTCGTCACGGTGGCGGCCGCCCTGGAGCACCTCGGCCCCGCGTACCGCTGGCGCACCCGCCTGACGACCGACGGATCGGTTGCGAACGGCGTTCTCGACGGCGATCTCGTCGTGGAGCCGGGCGCGGATCCGACCTGGGGCGCGTTCTTCGACGACGGCGCCGACGAGCCGCTGGCGACGCTTGCCGGCCAGGTGGGCGCGCACGGCGTCACGCGGATCACGGGCGACCTCGTCGTCGACGCCGGGCGCTTCCCCGGCCGCCTGTACCCGCTGGACCGCTCCTTCGGCGACCTCCCCTATCGCCACGGCGCGCCGCCGGCGGGCCTGGCGGTGGACGAAGCGACCATCACGGTGCGGGTCGCGCCGGGACCCGCGGTCGGGGCGCCGGCCCGGGTGCGGGCTCCCGCCGGCGTCGATGTGATCAACCGCACGGTGACCGTGGGCCGCGACCGCCAGGGCGCCGGCAGCCTGGATTTCCTGCCGGTATGGGACACCGACACGCTGCTGCTCCGCGGCGAGTACCCGATCAGCGAGCCGTCCTTCACGGTCCCGGCCAGCGACCCCGCGCCCGTGCTGCGCGCGGCACGGCGCCTGCGCGATGCGTTGCACGCAGCCGGCGTGGCCGTGGAAGGGGCCGTGCGACTCCAGGCCCGAGCGCGGCCCGCGTCCGACCCGGCCGCCGTGCTCGCCGAGCTGCACTCGCCCCCGTTGGAGGAGCTCCTCCCGGAGATCCTGACGAGGAGCCACAACTGGTACGCCGACACCCTCATCCTCACGCTGGGGCTGGAGGCGGCGGAGACGGGCCGCTTCGACGACGGCGTCGAGGTCGTCGCCGACTTCGTGGAGGATCTGCCGGACCCGGGCAGGCGCGTTTCAGCCGAGCCGTCGCTGCGGGACGGCTCGGGGCTGTCCGCCGCCAACCTGATCGCGCCGGCGACCGTCGTGCGGGTGCTCGCCTACGCGGCCGGGCAGCCGTGGGCCGAGACGTTCATCGACGCGCTGGCCGGGCGGGGCGAAGGCACGCTCAGGGCGTGGCCGCGCCTGCCGACCCTCGCCGCCAAGACGGGGACGCTGCGCCACACCATCGCCCTGGCGGGCATCATCGGCCCGGACTCGGACGCTCCCATCGTCTTCTGCTACTTCGTGAACCACAACACGCGGCCGCGATCGACCGCGAGGGGCGAGATAGCCGCCGCGCTCCGGCGCTGGCGCGTTGCTGCCGCCCGCTGA
- a CDS encoding ABC transporter permease: MNPGRAPYVTGSMMFWQEVRYALRRLIRDRSLSLMAVAALGLGIGANAAVFAIVHAVFIRGLPFDEPGRIVNVSSRDSDRGQTGGVSLPDFEDYRAAAASLSGLAAFTAGGTANLSDADHAPERVTGSLVTPNTFRLLGQRVLLGRDFLPEEGERGADRTVILSYHVWQDRYAGDPGVLGRVVRVNDEPSTIVGVMPEGMRFPLNSDTWRPLQPTDALDRRDNRMLSTVGRLAPGVELAAADAEVRALAGRLRQQYPDTNEHTDAVVRTFNDWANPADVRLIISTLMGAVAFVLLIACANVANLLIARSAQRAREVAIRVAQGATRWRIVRQLLVESLALGAAGSAAGLGLAAAGIRLLDIATRDVGKPFWMTFHLDGAVVTFLALVCVGSSVLFGLAPALHVSKTPVGELLQEGGRTGAGGVRARRLAAAMVVVEVTLAVVLLAGAGLMIRSFQEFYRIDLGFDPARVLTGQVTLVARKYPEPADRLRFVEQLQQRLDAMPGIRAASVATTFPLFGGLQRSLDIDGRPSSDGGLAPTVTTLSVGARYLESLGVSLSRGRALTLEDGRAGAESVVVNARFAARFFPGGDPVGRRIRLQARGEPPGPWLTIVGVSPSIRQADLREPDPDPVVYLPYRLYTGGPAALQWSLALQLLTAGDPAAFVPQLRAAVQAVDPDLPVFGAQSLSARLRDGRWTYLLFSGLFGIFAAIALVLSAVGIYAVTAYSVTQRTQEIGIRMALGAPPGQVIWVVLRRGLAQVGAGLIAGSAGAFAVGRLIESLLVQTSPRDPVTLAMVLAVLAAATVAACVGPARRAAAIDPVEALRFD, from the coding sequence ATGAACCCCGGCCGGGCTCCATACGTTACAGGTAGCATGATGTTCTGGCAGGAGGTCCGGTACGCCCTCCGGCGTCTGATCAGGGACCGGTCGCTCAGCCTCATGGCGGTGGCGGCGCTCGGGCTCGGCATCGGCGCCAACGCCGCCGTCTTCGCGATCGTGCATGCCGTGTTCATCCGCGGCCTGCCGTTCGACGAGCCCGGGCGGATCGTCAACGTCTCGTCGCGCGACAGCGACCGCGGACAGACCGGAGGCGTCTCGCTCCCGGACTTCGAAGACTATCGCGCGGCGGCCGCCTCGCTCAGCGGGCTGGCCGCCTTCACGGCCGGCGGGACCGCGAACCTGAGCGACGCCGATCATGCCCCCGAGCGGGTCACGGGGTCGCTGGTCACGCCGAACACGTTCCGCCTGCTCGGCCAGCGGGTGTTGCTCGGCCGGGACTTCCTGCCCGAGGAAGGCGAGCGGGGCGCGGACCGGACCGTCATCCTGAGCTACCACGTGTGGCAGGACCGCTACGCGGGCGACCCCGGCGTGCTCGGCCGGGTGGTGCGGGTCAACGACGAGCCGTCGACGATCGTCGGCGTCATGCCGGAAGGGATGCGGTTCCCGCTGAACTCCGATACCTGGCGGCCCTTGCAGCCGACCGATGCCCTGGACCGCCGCGACAACCGGATGCTGTCGACCGTCGGCCGGCTGGCTCCGGGCGTCGAGCTCGCCGCCGCGGACGCCGAGGTGCGCGCGCTGGCGGGGCGGCTCCGCCAGCAGTATCCGGACACGAACGAGCACACGGACGCCGTCGTCCGAACATTCAACGACTGGGCGAACCCCGCCGACGTCAGGCTGATCATCTCGACGTTGATGGGCGCGGTGGCGTTCGTTCTGCTCATCGCCTGCGCCAACGTCGCCAACCTGCTGATTGCGCGCTCGGCGCAGCGGGCGCGCGAGGTGGCCATCCGGGTCGCGCAGGGCGCCACGCGGTGGCGGATCGTCCGCCAGTTGCTGGTGGAGAGCCTCGCGCTCGGCGCGGCGGGCAGCGCCGCCGGCCTCGGGCTGGCCGCCGCCGGCATCCGCCTGCTCGACATTGCCACGCGCGACGTCGGCAAGCCGTTCTGGATGACCTTCCACCTCGACGGCGCGGTCGTCACGTTCCTCGCCCTCGTGTGCGTCGGGTCGAGCGTGCTCTTCGGGCTGGCGCCGGCGCTGCACGTCTCGAAGACGCCGGTCGGTGAGCTGCTGCAGGAAGGGGGGCGCACCGGGGCCGGCGGGGTGCGCGCGCGCCGCCTGGCCGCGGCGATGGTGGTCGTCGAGGTGACGCTCGCGGTCGTCCTGCTGGCGGGTGCGGGCTTGATGATCCGCAGCTTTCAGGAGTTCTATCGGATCGATCTCGGGTTCGACCCCGCTCGAGTGCTGACCGGACAGGTCACGCTGGTCGCCCGCAAGTACCCCGAGCCGGCGGATCGGCTCCGGTTCGTCGAGCAGCTCCAGCAACGCCTGGATGCGATGCCCGGGATTCGCGCGGCGAGCGTCGCCACCACCTTCCCTCTCTTCGGCGGGTTGCAGCGGTCGCTCGATATCGACGGGCGTCCGTCGTCTGACGGGGGGCTCGCACCCACCGTGACGACGCTGAGCGTCGGCGCCCGGTATCTGGAGTCGCTCGGCGTCTCGCTGTCGCGGGGGCGCGCGCTGACGCTGGAGGACGGCCGCGCCGGGGCGGAGTCGGTGGTGGTGAACGCGCGTTTCGCCGCCCGGTTCTTTCCCGGCGGCGACCCCGTCGGGCGGCGGATCCGCCTGCAGGCGCGGGGCGAGCCGCCCGGCCCGTGGCTGACGATCGTCGGCGTGAGTCCGAGCATTCGGCAGGCCGACCTGCGTGAGCCCGATCCCGATCCGGTCGTCTACCTGCCGTATCGGCTCTACACCGGCGGCCCGGCCGCGCTGCAATGGTCGCTCGCCCTGCAGCTTCTGACGGCGGGCGATCCTGCCGCGTTCGTCCCGCAGCTCCGCGCCGCGGTGCAGGCGGTCGACCCCGACCTGCCCGTGTTCGGCGCCCAGTCGCTGTCGGCCCGGCTCCGGGACGGGCGCTGGACGTACCTGCTCTTCAGCGGCCTGTTCGGCATCTTCGCGGCGATCGCGCTGGTCCTCTCGGCGGTCGGGATCTACGCGGTCACGGCGTACTCGGTGACGCAACGGACGCAGGAGATCGGCATCCGCATGGCGCTCGGCGCGCCGCCCGGACAGGTGATCTGGGTCGTTCTGCGCCGCGGGCTCGCGCAGGTGGGGGCCGGGCTGATCGCGGGATCGGCCGGCGCGTTCGCGGTCGGCCGCCTGATCGAGAGCCTGCTGGTGCAGACGTCTCCCCGCGACCCCGTGACGCTGGCGATGGTGCTGGCGGTGCTGGCGGCGGCGACGGTCGCCGCCTGCGTCGGCCCGGCGCGCCGGGCGGCCGCGATCGATCCGGTGGAGGCGCTGCGGTTCGACTGA
- a CDS encoding DUF2911 domain-containing protein → MRTPPTDQRRPRRHRFLGRRLPALVIRTAFATGAVLIALAAAPDSAFAQERRILSPPGHSAVQVGGNFDPVQYGYLGGAWIDVYYGRPLKRGRDLFGPPDWAEMLNDGAPVWRAGANRSTRLVTEAALLIAGTRVEPGEYTLFIDLSDTVWTFIVSTWPAQETYDYENREALFGAFEYTDDRDVLRTPMELKTLPVAFDQLSWQFLDMTASGGRLALIWDTRMASVAFTVAD, encoded by the coding sequence ATGCGCACCCCTCCCACGGATCAGCGTCGTCCGCGCCGGCATCGTTTCCTCGGGCGCAGACTCCCAGCCCTCGTCATCCGGACCGCCTTCGCCACGGGCGCGGTCCTCATTGCGCTGGCCGCCGCGCCGGATTCCGCCTTCGCCCAGGAACGCCGCATCCTCAGTCCCCCCGGCCACTCCGCCGTGCAGGTCGGCGGCAACTTCGACCCCGTTCAGTACGGCTACCTCGGCGGGGCGTGGATCGACGTGTACTACGGGCGGCCGCTGAAGCGCGGGCGCGACCTGTTCGGCCCGCCGGACTGGGCGGAGATGCTCAACGACGGCGCCCCGGTGTGGCGCGCCGGCGCCAACCGGTCGACGCGGCTCGTCACCGAGGCGGCGCTGCTGATCGCGGGCACGCGGGTGGAACCCGGCGAGTACACGCTGTTCATCGACCTGTCGGACACGGTCTGGACCTTCATCGTCTCCACCTGGCCGGCCCAGGAGACCTACGACTACGAGAACCGCGAGGCGCTGTTCGGCGCCTTCGAGTACACGGACGACCGCGACGTCCTGCGCACGCCGATGGAACTGAAGACCCTGCCGGTCGCTTTCGATCAGCTCTCGTGGCAGTTCCTGGACATGACCGCGAGCGGAGGGCGGCTGGCGCTGATCTGGGACACCAGGATGGCGTCCGTGGCGTTCACCGTCGCGGACTGA